The region TATTTGTAACTACCGATGATATGCTAAACCGGTATTCGCTCTTTGCAGGCGGTTCTATTAATTCAAGAATGGAAAGAGATCTTTTTCTTGTTTTTGATTTTAAAAATAAATTGCCATTAGTAAGTTTGTTGGGTTTACGACCAGAGCTTTCTCTTGAATTATACAGCATCAGCAGAAAAACTAATGTGGATGTTATGTTTGGTGCTGATACAATCGGCAATGTTGTTAACTATGATTTTATTATTCCTACTGATGTTACTTATAATTTGTTTGAAATTGATTTTATAATTAACCACCGATTATTTTCCAGAAATCAAAATCTGCAGCTTAAGTATGTTTATAGTAGTTATACAGCAACTTTGGGCAGCTTCTTTTTACCTGATGCTGATAATACTTTATATCCCACAACAAAGGATAATTATTTTAACGGACACAATCTGGAAACAAAATTCACCTGGCGGGAAATTCTTCCAACTAAGGATGATGAAATAAATCCGGTTGGAATGGATATCAATTTTACATATAACTATGAGTTTAATGACTTTAATGATAAAGGTGAATATACTGTTGAAGATGGGATATTGAAACCTTTATATTCAAATTTTAACTTTCATAGGGTTGAATTAAAAACCGGATTTTTTCTGCCGGTTTATGATTCGCATACATTAAATACAACATTAAGATTGGGTTCAATATTAGGACCGGAAAAGCCAGACTTTTTTGATTTCTATCTTGGTGGATTGGTAGGAATGAAAGCTTATCCTTTTTATGCAATCAGTGGTAATGAAATAGCATGGTTAAACATTACCTATCGCTTTCCGCTGTTCAGAAATATTGATACAAAAATCGGACATCTTTATCTCGATAAGATATTCTTTTCAATTGGAGCTGATATTGGAAATGCCTGGAACGGTGATATTCCTGGACTTGATCAATTTAAGAAAGGTATCGGAGCAGAATTAAGAATTCAGCTTAACTCTTATTATCTTTTTCCAACAAGCATTTTCTTTAATGCATCCTATGGTTTTGATGAGTTTACAAGAGTAGTTAATAATGAATCAATTAAGTATGGCAAAGAATGGAATTTTTATGGCGGAGTTTTATTCGGGTTTGAAATATTAAATTTTAATCAATCACAGCATAGAAGATAATAACGGTGGAAGTATGAAAATGTTTTTGTTTATGTTTTTAATTCTTTTAATAAATTCTGATTTATTTGGACAGGAAAATATTTCTTTTATTCAAACCGGGAACCTTAGTTCAGATGCAAAGCAAATACTGCAATCATACAAAGACTCCAACTTACCTAAAATGGTTTTACAAAGTGAAAATAAAAAATCACCATTTCTTGCCGGTGTTCTTTCTTTGGTCGTTCCTGGAGCTGGTGAAATTTACTCTGAGGAATATTTAAAGGCAGGAATATTTCTTGCTATTGAAGCGGCTGTTATTACTACTGCTGTTGTATATGATAAAAAAGGAGATGATAAAACAACGGAATTCCAGAATTATGCTGATGCATATAATAATCCTGAACATAATTGGAGCGTTGTTAGATATGCACAATGGTTGGTTGAGTATGAGCATAATAACGATCCGGATTTATTGAGCAAGATTATAACAAGCAGTGATGAATCTTTACCCCCATGGCAGAGAGTTAACTGGGCTGAATTAAATGCTGCAGAAAAAGGCTCGCATAAATTACCCAAACACGGCGAACAGCAGTACTATGAATTGATAGGGAAGTATCATCAATACTCATCGGGGTGGAATGATTATACCGGAGGTGTGAATAATGATCAGATATCACCTAACTTTTTATTTTATTCTTCTATGCGCGGCGATGCAAACGATTTATATTCGATTGCTTCAACTGCAGTAATAGGAATTTATGTAAATCACTTTTTGAGTGCGCTGGATGCTGTTTGGTCTGCGGTAAGCTTTAATAAAAATTTAGTTGTTCAGCTCAGAATGGAAAATATTCAGCTAACTGATAGAGCAGTATTTTATCCAAAAGTTAATTTGAGTTTCAACTTTTAATAGTATTTTAAATTTTGGTATAGATTAATTGTAAGTATTAGTGCTTTAATTCAGTTTCTTTACTCCTTTCATTACAAAGTCTTATTTGCTTATTTTTCCAATATGAAATTACCAATTGTTGCAATCGTAGGACGCCCTAATGTTGGCAAATCAACACTTTTTAATCGCCTTATTGGTAAACGCGAGGCAATTGTAGATGATCAGAGTGGTGTAACGCGTGATAGAAATTATGGCGATTGTGAATGGAATGGAAAAATCTTCCACATTATTGATACAGGCGGATATGTACCTGAATCATCCGATCTTTTTGAAACTGCAATTCGTGAACAGATTGAAGTAGCTATTCAAGAATCTGATTCAATTATCTTTTTAGTTGATGTTAAAGATGGAGTTAATCCGGTTGATAAAATTATAATAGATATTCTTCGTCAGTCAGGCAAGGTTTTCTTTCTTGTAGTCAATAAAGTTGATGCTGAAATGCATGCGATAGCAGCAGCGGAATTTTACTCCTTAGGTATTGAAAAAATATATGATATTTCTGCATTGAGCGGAAGAAAAACCGGTGATCTTTTAGATGATATTACAAAAGATTTTCCGACTTATGATTTAATAGAAGAAGATAAAAGGTTAAAGATTGCGGTTGTAGGAAGACCAAATGTAGGAAAGTCATCTCTTACTAATGCACTGCTTGGAATTGAAAGAAGTATTGTTACAGATATTCCGGGAACAACACGTGACAGCCTTGATTCGGTTTTAAAATATTACGGAGAAGAAATTGTCTTAATTGATACTGCAGGGTTAAGAAAGAAAAAGAAAGTTGAAGAGAATATTGAATTCTTTTCCAACATCAGAACTTTTAAGGCAATAAGTGAATGTGACGTAACAGTACTGATGCTTGATGCACAAACCGGATTTGAAAAACAAGATCAGAAAATAATTGATGAGGTTGTGCGCTGGAGAAAAGGGCTGATAATTGCAGTTAATAAATGGGACCTTATTGAAAAAGAAACAAATACTGCCAGAAAATTTGAAGTAGCTATTAAAGATAAACTCGGCACGGTTGATTTTGCTCCTTTAATTTTTGTTTCTGCACTTACCAAACAAAGAATTTTTAAGATTATTGAACTTTGCAAAAAAGTGCAGAGTGAAAGAAGCAAAAAAATTCCGACATCCGAATTAAATGATGCTGTTTTACCTGAGATTGAAAAAAATCCGCCGCCGGCATCTCCAAGCGGTAAAGAAATAAAAATAAAATTTGTTAATCAGGTTGGTGAATACTATCCGATATTTTTATTTTTTACCAATTATCCAAAACATATTCCAGATCATTACAGAAGATTTCTTGAAAGAACATTAAGAAGAATTTATGGGTTTGAAGGAGTACCCATAACGGTTAGTTTTAGACAAAAATAATTTACTAATATGAAAGAAAATTTATTCATTGTCGAACATCCTATTATCAAAAGAGATGTTACAATACTTAGAGATAAAAATACCGAGTCAGAAACATTTCGTGCTGTATTGCAACGGGTTTCAAACTTACTTGCCGCTGAGGTTTCAAAAAAATTTTCTTTAACCGATATTATAATTGAAACTCCGCTTGAAACCGCAAAGGGAAGCAAGCTTACCAATGAAGTGATACTTGTGCCTGTTTTACGCGCCGGACTTGGAATGGTTAATGGTTTTTTACAAATAATTCCTGAAGCAAAGGTAGGGCATATTGGTTTACAGCGGGATGAAGAAACTTTGCAGCCTATTGATTATTATTATAAAATCCCTAAAAATCTTGCAACAGCAGAAGTAGTAATGCTTGATCCGATGCTTGCTACAGGCGGCAGTGCATCAGAAGCTATCTCTTATCTTAAAAAACACGGAGCTAAAAATCCCGTATTTGTCTGCATTGTTGCTGCTCCGGAAGGCGTAAAAAAACTTCAATCAAAACATCCTGATATAAAAATATTTGCTGCTGCTCTTGATAGAGAACTTAATTCCAAAGGTTACATTTTACCGGGTCTCGGCGATGCAGGTGACAGAACATTTGGCACGCTATAGATTTATTTTGTTTTTGTTTTTTCTGCTGTGTGTTTTACCGCAGTCAATCCTTCCTCAAACTTATCCGGATAAGTCTGTAAATCTATTTATTAAAAACGGAATTGATCTTATCATCAAACAGGAATATGATCAGGCAGAGAAAGTTTTTTTACAGTTAGAAAAAACACATAAAGAAATACCGCTCGGTAAAATTTATCTTGCAGCTGTTTTAATAGCAAGATCGTATGATTATCAAACGGAGTATGATCACGATAGAATTACTTCAAATCTGGAAGATGCAAAAAAAATCTCTGAAGGGTTATTAAAAAAAGATCCTGGTAATATCTGGAATAAATATTTTTATGC is a window of Ignavibacterium sp. DNA encoding:
- the der gene encoding ribosome biogenesis GTPase Der — encoded protein: MKLPIVAIVGRPNVGKSTLFNRLIGKREAIVDDQSGVTRDRNYGDCEWNGKIFHIIDTGGYVPESSDLFETAIREQIEVAIQESDSIIFLVDVKDGVNPVDKIIIDILRQSGKVFFLVVNKVDAEMHAIAAAEFYSLGIEKIYDISALSGRKTGDLLDDITKDFPTYDLIEEDKRLKIAVVGRPNVGKSSLTNALLGIERSIVTDIPGTTRDSLDSVLKYYGEEIVLIDTAGLRKKKKVEENIEFFSNIRTFKAISECDVTVLMLDAQTGFEKQDQKIIDEVVRWRKGLIIAVNKWDLIEKETNTARKFEVAIKDKLGTVDFAPLIFVSALTKQRIFKIIELCKKVQSERSKKIPTSELNDAVLPEIEKNPPPASPSGKEIKIKFVNQVGEYYPIFLFFTNYPKHIPDHYRRFLERTLRRIYGFEGVPITVSFRQK
- the upp gene encoding uracil phosphoribosyltransferase encodes the protein MKENLFIVEHPIIKRDVTILRDKNTESETFRAVLQRVSNLLAAEVSKKFSLTDIIIETPLETAKGSKLTNEVILVPVLRAGLGMVNGFLQIIPEAKVGHIGLQRDEETLQPIDYYYKIPKNLATAEVVMLDPMLATGGSASEAISYLKKHGAKNPVFVCIVAAPEGVKKLQSKHPDIKIFAAALDRELNSKGYILPGLGDAGDRTFGTL